The Fulvivirga ligni genome window below encodes:
- a CDS encoding glycosyltransferase family 4 protein codes for MKIAQVSPLYESVPPKLYGGTERVVSYLSDALVEAGHEVTLFASGDSITKADLVPICDKALRLDPKCVDHLAYHFIQLQEVMDRAKEFDFIHFHIDYLHYPFSQFLNIPYVTTLHGRLNMRETSMIYERFNKQPVISISNFQRKPVPHVNWVGNVYHGLPKNLLRKGDGDGGYVAFLGRISPEKRVDRAINIAISAGRKIKIAAKVDKADQAYFDQEIKHLLDHPLVDFIGEINEFEKNDFLGKAECLLFPIDWPEPFGLVMIEAMACGTPVIAYENGSVPEVLENGKTGFIVGSKKEAIASLAKLKQLDRDRIRREFERRFSSDKMAQNYVNIYEALAEQVTSEKKYLRNPKKEEKGYQITA; via the coding sequence ATGAAAATAGCACAAGTATCACCGTTGTATGAGTCTGTCCCGCCCAAGCTTTACGGCGGCACGGAAAGAGTAGTATCTTATCTTAGTGATGCTTTGGTAGAAGCAGGCCATGAAGTAACACTGTTTGCTTCAGGAGATTCCATAACCAAGGCTGATCTGGTTCCCATTTGTGATAAAGCATTGAGATTAGACCCTAAATGTGTCGATCACTTGGCTTATCATTTTATTCAATTGCAGGAGGTCATGGATCGGGCTAAAGAATTTGATTTCATTCATTTTCATATCGATTATTTGCATTACCCTTTTAGCCAGTTTCTAAATATACCTTACGTTACCACACTGCATGGTAGGCTAAACATGCGAGAAACCAGCATGATATATGAACGATTCAATAAACAGCCGGTTATTTCCATCTCTAATTTCCAAAGAAAACCTGTTCCACATGTTAATTGGGTAGGTAATGTTTACCATGGTTTACCAAAAAACCTTTTAAGAAAGGGAGATGGTGATGGAGGTTACGTGGCATTTTTAGGTCGTATCTCTCCGGAAAAGAGGGTAGATAGAGCTATAAATATTGCTATTTCAGCAGGTCGGAAAATAAAAATAGCAGCTAAGGTAGATAAAGCTGATCAGGCATATTTTGACCAGGAAATTAAGCATTTGTTAGATCATCCATTGGTAGATTTCATAGGTGAAATCAATGAATTTGAAAAGAATGATTTCCTTGGGAAGGCAGAATGCCTACTGTTTCCTATTGACTGGCCTGAACCATTCGGCTTAGTCATGATTGAGGCTATGGCCTGCGGTACGCCAGTAATCGCCTATGAAAATGGCTCAGTTCCGGAAGTACTGGAAAACGGTAAAACTGGATTTATCGTCGGTTCGAAGAAAGAAGCCATTGCTTCACTGGCCAAGCTAAAGCAGCTAGACAGAGACAGGATAAGAAGAGAATTTGAGCGCAGATTCAGCTCAGATAAAATGGCTCAGAATTATGTCAATATTTATGAGGCCTTAGCAGAGCAAGTTACATCTGAGAAGAAATATCTTAGAAACCCCAAAAAGGAAGAAAAAGGGTATCAGATTACCGCCTAA
- a CDS encoding ATP-binding protein, translating to MINKEHLTLENCEKEPIHIIGQIQNIGFFLLVSPFDHNILQASKNINTSFDLTCEESIGKNISTLNIPGLREILSTQSLAVDNTQPHPHLVTLPNGKKYNLLIHNWKEYYLLEFEPQTLKTDEYNLQYFLGGAMGKIHNSTDYRNLLNETAEEIKKITGYDRVMIYKFHEDWHGEVVAECKIDELDPYYGLHYPASDIPKRARDLFTINPVRFIHDVQSEPVEIFPILAQGEKEPTDLTHSTLRSSSQMHIQYLKNMGVGASMTISLLVNDRLWGMIACHHKEAKFIDFKLRQACQFMGQLFSSSLQLHLMDKEKDDLAKSREVGAKLASYTLKEYSITEGLAGYDETLKDLIECSGAAVVTENQIISLGETPTEADITHIIRWLNLNQTDDIFITDEFSKHFPSAINFKDKAAGIIAARLSSGFGEYLIWFKKEVLQTIYWGGNPEKAVTVSEDGMASISPRVSFDKWAQIMENKSEPWTNSNISAVVKLREDVLQVILKKANEIRKLHDQLEEAYKELDAFSYTVSHDLRTPLTAIKVYSEILLEENDALFTDSIKDMLNKVVKNADKMTDLIKDVLNYSKIGKVDASFKDIEVKEILPHIIDNLETSYKSQKIEFVLGDLPVIYGDETMISQVFSNLLSNAVKYSQKRSKSIVKVSGTVKGDEVIYTVSDNGIGIDMQHIGKIFQIFSRLTDEKGYEGNGVGMTIVKRIMDKHNGKIWIESSLNKGASFFISFPKKIDNIVDLTA from the coding sequence ATGATAAACAAGGAACATCTGACTTTAGAAAACTGCGAAAAAGAGCCTATTCACATTATTGGTCAGATTCAAAACATTGGTTTTTTCCTGTTAGTATCCCCATTTGATCACAATATCTTGCAAGCCAGCAAGAACATAAATACCTCCTTTGATCTTACCTGCGAGGAGTCTATCGGTAAGAATATTAGCACACTTAATATACCCGGACTTAGGGAGATCCTCAGCACTCAGAGTCTTGCTGTAGATAACACACAGCCGCACCCTCATCTGGTTACTCTTCCTAATGGCAAGAAGTACAATTTGCTCATTCATAACTGGAAGGAATATTATCTACTTGAATTTGAGCCTCAGACATTAAAGACTGATGAATATAACCTTCAGTATTTCCTTGGGGGGGCAATGGGTAAAATTCATAACAGTACTGATTATCGTAACCTTCTCAATGAAACAGCGGAGGAAATAAAAAAAATCACAGGCTATGACAGGGTCATGATATATAAATTTCATGAAGACTGGCATGGTGAAGTGGTGGCTGAATGCAAGATAGACGAATTAGATCCATACTATGGACTACACTATCCGGCTTCAGACATCCCGAAAAGGGCAAGAGATCTGTTTACGATTAACCCGGTGAGGTTTATACATGATGTACAATCCGAACCCGTGGAGATATTCCCTATTTTGGCCCAAGGTGAAAAAGAACCCACAGACTTAACTCATTCTACCTTAAGAAGCTCTTCCCAAATGCATATTCAATATTTAAAGAATATGGGTGTAGGAGCTTCCATGACTATAAGTCTTCTTGTAAATGATAGGCTGTGGGGAATGATTGCATGTCATCACAAAGAGGCCAAATTCATAGACTTTAAACTGAGACAGGCTTGTCAGTTTATGGGCCAGCTGTTCTCTTCTTCTTTACAACTCCATCTGATGGATAAAGAGAAGGATGACTTAGCCAAAAGTCGCGAAGTGGGTGCTAAACTTGCTTCATATACACTTAAGGAATATAGCATTACTGAAGGATTAGCCGGATATGATGAAACCTTAAAGGACTTAATAGAATGTTCAGGAGCAGCAGTAGTCACTGAAAATCAGATCATATCACTTGGCGAGACTCCTACTGAAGCTGACATAACGCATATTATCAGATGGCTTAATCTAAACCAGACTGATGACATATTTATAACAGACGAATTTAGTAAGCATTTTCCGTCTGCTATTAATTTTAAAGATAAAGCCGCAGGCATTATTGCTGCCAGACTTTCTTCAGGCTTTGGAGAATACTTAATCTGGTTTAAAAAGGAGGTTTTACAAACCATTTACTGGGGCGGCAATCCTGAAAAAGCCGTAACAGTGAGCGAAGACGGTATGGCTTCTATTTCTCCAAGAGTTTCCTTCGATAAGTGGGCTCAAATTATGGAGAATAAATCAGAGCCCTGGACTAATTCTAACATTAGTGCTGTAGTTAAGCTTCGCGAAGACGTTTTGCAGGTCATTCTGAAAAAAGCTAACGAAATAAGGAAGCTGCATGATCAACTGGAAGAGGCCTACAAAGAGCTTGATGCCTTTAGCTATACCGTTTCGCATGATTTAAGAACTCCCTTGACGGCCATCAAAGTATATTCCGAAATACTACTGGAAGAAAACGATGCGCTTTTTACTGACAGCATAAAAGACATGCTGAACAAGGTGGTGAAGAACGCCGATAAGATGACAGATCTTATTAAGGACGTATTGAATTATTCAAAAATTGGAAAGGTAGATGCCTCCTTCAAGGATATTGAAGTAAAGGAAATACTACCTCATATTATAGACAATCTTGAAACCTCTTACAAATCTCAAAAGATCGAGTTTGTATTGGGCGATCTGCCTGTAATCTATGGTGATGAAACCATGATTAGCCAGGTATTTAGTAATCTTTTATCAAATGCTGTGAAGTACTCTCAGAAGAGAAGTAAGTCAATTGTGAAGGTATCCGGAACGGTGAAGGGTGATGAAGTGATTTATACAGTATCAGATAATGGTATTGGTATTGACATGCAGCATATTGGAAAGATATTCCAAATATTTTCCAGACTTACTGATGAAAAAGGTTACGAAGGCAATGGCGTAGGGATGACCATTGTAAAACGCATTATGGATAAGCATAATGGCAAAATATGGATTGAAAGTTCGTTAAATAAGGGAGCTTCTTTCTTTATATCATTCCCAAAAAAAATTGATAATATAGTAGACTTGACTGCATGA
- a CDS encoding amylo-alpha-1,6-glucosidase, whose translation MEAKLIMDEFSIASKESYQNKDLRVLNESDTFAIFDSHGDINFDHDGIQGIYYGGTRYISRLVLGIEGARPTILSSNIRENNDMLSVDMTNPNLGSDESFFAQGQLHIKRNTFVKNGACYTKLMLYNFGKTNLETRLIVRMDADFKDIFEIRGSTRSNRGDSSLFRAVDDEFVKTYNGLDGVEREVVVKTTPQAEFIESQGIIFNVSLLRGEITQLTMAFYFRSDDAEEHEEISYEQSLSELEHDMSKERELMGNIFTSNEQFTHWLNRSKTDLLSLLARTSTGLYPYAGVPWYNTAFGRDGILTAYETLWIAPDITRQSLEFLAAHQATELDPKRDAEPGKILHETRKGEMANTGEVPFSLYYGTIDATPLFIMLAGAYFERTGDLETCKKLWPSLEKALNWIDEYGDLDGDGFVEYQHKAENGLTNQGWKDSFDSISYDNGDLAEAPIALCEVQAYVYAAKKSASKIAKSLKFEVANKLDTEAEELKVKFNETFWDEEMRCFVLALDANKKPCRVKNSNAGHTLFTGIATQENAEKLAATLTSVEMFTGWGIRTLGLDAPRYNPMSYHNGSVWPHDVALIAEGFSQYDLQPQALKLVTAMFDASLFLDMQRMPELFCGFARRDGEGPTSYPVACSPQAWSVGAVFMFFKACLKINIEASTKTVLFNKPSLPDYLDYIRIDNIYTADGSIDLEINRHKSDVGIVVNKKPDSWSVVIVK comes from the coding sequence ATGGAAGCTAAGTTGATAATGGATGAATTTAGTATAGCCTCAAAAGAGAGCTATCAAAACAAGGATTTACGGGTATTAAATGAGTCGGATACATTTGCGATTTTTGATTCGCATGGTGATATAAATTTTGATCATGATGGTATTCAAGGAATATATTATGGAGGCACCAGGTACATTAGCCGGCTGGTGCTGGGTATAGAGGGAGCCAGACCCACCATTCTAAGTTCTAATATTAGGGAAAACAATGATATGCTTTCCGTAGACATGACCAATCCCAATCTGGGTAGTGACGAGAGCTTTTTTGCGCAGGGTCAGTTGCATATCAAAAGAAACACTTTTGTTAAAAACGGTGCCTGTTATACCAAGCTCATGCTTTATAATTTTGGTAAGACTAATCTTGAGACCAGGCTCATAGTTCGAATGGATGCTGATTTTAAGGATATTTTTGAAATTAGAGGAAGTACCAGGTCCAATAGAGGAGATAGTTCTCTATTTCGAGCAGTGGATGATGAATTCGTGAAAACATACAATGGCCTTGATGGTGTAGAAAGAGAAGTGGTGGTAAAGACCACTCCACAGGCAGAATTTATTGAAAGTCAGGGTATTATATTCAATGTTTCCTTGCTTCGTGGTGAGATCACCCAGCTAACCATGGCCTTCTACTTTAGATCTGATGATGCAGAGGAACATGAAGAGATTTCTTACGAACAGTCATTAAGTGAACTGGAACACGACATGAGCAAAGAACGTGAGCTCATGGGCAATATTTTTACATCTAATGAGCAATTCACACATTGGCTTAACAGATCTAAAACCGATCTACTGTCGCTTTTAGCAAGAACTAGTACAGGTCTTTATCCTTATGCTGGTGTGCCGTGGTATAATACCGCCTTCGGTAGAGATGGCATTCTTACCGCTTATGAAACCCTCTGGATAGCTCCTGATATCACCAGGCAGTCATTAGAGTTCCTTGCCGCTCATCAGGCCACTGAGTTGGATCCCAAGAGAGATGCAGAACCCGGAAAAATCCTGCATGAAACCCGAAAAGGAGAGATGGCTAATACAGGTGAAGTGCCTTTTAGCTTATACTATGGTACTATAGATGCTACACCGCTTTTTATCATGCTTGCAGGAGCATACTTTGAACGAACAGGCGATCTGGAAACCTGTAAAAAGCTTTGGCCTTCGTTAGAAAAAGCTTTAAACTGGATTGATGAATATGGAGATTTGGATGGGGATGGTTTTGTAGAATATCAGCATAAAGCTGAAAACGGACTGACCAATCAAGGATGGAAAGATTCATTCGATTCAATTTCTTATGATAATGGTGACTTAGCTGAGGCTCCCATAGCCCTGTGTGAAGTGCAGGCATATGTCTATGCCGCTAAGAAATCCGCTTCCAAAATTGCGAAATCATTAAAATTTGAGGTAGCCAATAAATTAGACACTGAGGCAGAGGAACTCAAAGTAAAATTTAATGAAACCTTTTGGGATGAAGAGATGAGATGCTTTGTGCTGGCCTTGGATGCTAATAAAAAACCTTGTAGGGTTAAGAATTCAAATGCCGGTCATACCCTATTCACGGGCATTGCTACTCAAGAGAATGCAGAGAAGCTTGCCGCTACTTTAACTTCGGTTGAAATGTTTACCGGTTGGGGCATCAGAACACTAGGCTTGGATGCACCAAGATACAACCCTATGTCATATCACAACGGTTCTGTATGGCCTCATGATGTAGCCTTGATAGCAGAAGGCTTCAGCCAATATGATTTGCAACCTCAGGCACTGAAGCTTGTAACAGCCATGTTTGATGCATCGCTGTTTTTAGATATGCAGAGAATGCCCGAATTATTCTGTGGATTTGCCCGTAGAGATGGGGAAGGACCTACCAGCTACCCTGTGGCGTGCTCACCCCAGGCATGGTCAGTAGGAGCGGTATTCATGTTCTTCAAGGCTTGCCTGAAAATAAATATTGAAGCCAGTACTAAAACCGTTTTATTCAATAAGCCCTCATTACCAGATTACCTGGATTACATAAGAATAGATAACATTTATACAGCAGATGGTAGCATTGATTTGGAAATAAACAGACACAAATCTGATGTAGGAATTGTAGTGAATAAAAAGCCTGATAGCTGGAGTGTGGTCATAGTGAAATAA
- a CDS encoding biliverdin-producing heme oxygenase — MISKRLKEETTPHHNKAEEGNFNTEIRQGTLSVEQYALFLQRNYWLNRLVEEHYGTLSDEQKAELKEFDIQARIKSHLILEDLKKLDTTLSGNNMPYPDLAFEELVGAIYVTEGSSLGGHMIHKALQKNSELADKDAFSFLGFYGDKTGLYWKKFIEALEGYYAAHTEDEDKIIEGAKKAFDYFIDVTKATKLN, encoded by the coding sequence ATGATTAGCAAGCGACTTAAAGAAGAAACCACACCACATCATAATAAAGCAGAAGAAGGTAATTTCAACACAGAAATAAGACAAGGCACACTAAGTGTAGAGCAATACGCATTATTTCTACAAAGAAATTACTGGCTAAATAGACTCGTAGAAGAGCATTACGGCACCCTTTCTGATGAGCAGAAAGCTGAGCTGAAGGAGTTTGATATTCAGGCTAGAATAAAATCTCACCTTATATTAGAAGACTTAAAAAAGCTGGACACTACCCTTTCGGGAAACAACATGCCATATCCTGATTTGGCCTTTGAAGAACTGGTGGGTGCCATATATGTTACTGAGGGCTCTAGCCTTGGTGGACATATGATTCACAAGGCATTGCAAAAGAATTCTGAACTGGCTGATAAAGATGCCTTTAGCTTCCTGGGTTTTTACGGAGATAAGACAGGATTATACTGGAAGAAATTCATTGAAGCATTAGAAGGCTACTATGCTGCTCACACAGAAGATGAGGATAAAATCATAGAAG
- a CDS encoding aldo/keto reductase, with amino-acid sequence MKTLAYKNGDQMPALGLGTWKSKPGEVEKAVYEAIKIGFRHIDCAPIYGNESEVGEGIKKAINEGIVSREDLWITSKLWNDSHRREDVIPALQNTLSDLQVDYLDLYLIHWPVALKKGVGFPESSEDFLSLDEVPITETWEGMQDAYRQGLVKHIGVSNFNINKLNEIINECKVAPAINQVEMHPFLPQNELLNFCNSHDIHMTAYSPLGSGDRPEKMKKDNEPTLLEHEVIESIANTHGCSTAQVLIAWALERGTAVIPKSVNKERIQQNFNASEIKLKQDEIDTINALDYEYRFVDGEAWDLAGNSYEASKFWD; translated from the coding sequence ATGAAAACTTTAGCATATAAAAACGGAGATCAAATGCCCGCCTTAGGTTTGGGAACATGGAAATCTAAACCGGGCGAAGTAGAGAAGGCTGTATATGAAGCGATAAAAATTGGCTTTAGACATATTGACTGTGCACCTATTTATGGCAACGAGTCAGAGGTAGGCGAAGGAATAAAAAAAGCGATAAATGAAGGCATAGTTTCAAGAGAGGATCTTTGGATAACATCTAAGCTATGGAATGATAGCCACAGAAGAGAAGATGTTATACCTGCATTGCAGAATACACTATCAGATTTACAGGTAGATTATCTGGATCTTTACTTGATCCACTGGCCTGTGGCCTTGAAAAAAGGAGTTGGGTTTCCTGAGTCATCTGAAGACTTTCTAAGTTTAGATGAAGTGCCGATAACTGAAACCTGGGAAGGAATGCAAGATGCTTACCGTCAAGGACTTGTTAAGCACATTGGCGTTTCTAACTTCAATATTAATAAGCTCAATGAGATTATCAATGAATGCAAAGTAGCCCCTGCAATTAATCAAGTAGAGATGCATCCATTTTTACCTCAAAATGAGTTATTAAATTTCTGCAATAGTCATGACATTCATATGACTGCATATTCTCCTTTAGGTTCTGGCGACAGACCCGAGAAAATGAAAAAGGACAATGAACCAACACTGCTGGAGCATGAAGTTATAGAGTCTATAGCAAACACCCACGGTTGTTCTACCGCTCAGGTTTTGATAGCATGGGCTCTTGAAAGAGGAACAGCAGTTATTCCAAAATCTGTAAATAAGGAAAGAATACAACAAAATTTTAACGCTTCAGAAATTAAACTAAAGCAAGATGAAATAGACACTATCAATGCTCTTGATTATGAGTATAGATTTGTAGATGGAGAGGCTTGGGATCTGGCGGGAAATAGCTATGAAGCTAGTAAATTCTGGGATTAA
- a CDS encoding response regulator, giving the protein MTEIKSSTKPLTVAICDDDTDTCELVKLIGGQIGVNVLTCFKLEDFNTAEADNEIDVVFMDVNWGKINGIQMARELKDNYKVYILSGAHNIEEITREEELNGYLEKPFSLKTIRTLLTNLAEEND; this is encoded by the coding sequence ATGACAGAAATAAAAAGTAGTACCAAACCACTCACTGTAGCTATCTGTGATGATGATACGGACACATGTGAACTGGTTAAACTCATTGGGGGACAGATAGGTGTTAATGTATTAACCTGCTTTAAACTAGAAGATTTTAATACCGCTGAAGCTGACAATGAGATAGATGTGGTTTTCATGGACGTGAACTGGGGTAAAATCAATGGTATACAGATGGCTCGTGAGTTAAAAGATAACTACAAAGTCTATATTCTATCCGGCGCTCATAACATTGAAGAAATAACCCGTGAAGAAGAGCTTAATGGATACCTTGAAAAACCTTTTTCACTTAAGACAATAAGAACGCTATTAACGAATTTGGCAGAGGAAAATGATTAG